From one Mycobacterium colombiense CECT 3035 genomic stretch:
- a CDS encoding class I SAM-dependent methyltransferase — MTRTDQDSWDLASSVGATATMVAAARALASEATEPIINDPFAAPLVRAVGLDFFRRLVDGEVGDSEGYEGSGKDLGLETDSIAVRTRFFDDFFLNAARDGVRQAVILAAGLDARAYRLSWPAGSVVYEVDQPAVIEFKSTTMSSLGVAPAAERRTVSVDLRDDWPAALRAGGFDVTQPTSWSAEGLLMYLPPDAQDRLFDNITGLSAPGSRLATEYHPETAGTTMSQRAQEFNDRWAKVGCDIDLSGLFFDGERNNVVDYLTGKGWEVAARPRRDLFGDYGLQFHDDEAMAQFRNIVAVTATLG; from the coding sequence ATGACACGCACTGACCAAGACAGCTGGGACTTGGCCTCGAGCGTCGGCGCCACGGCCACCATGGTCGCCGCAGCCCGCGCGCTGGCCAGCGAGGCCACCGAGCCCATCATCAACGACCCGTTCGCCGCGCCCCTGGTGCGCGCCGTCGGCCTGGATTTCTTCCGCCGCCTGGTCGATGGTGAGGTCGGCGACTCCGAGGGCTACGAGGGCAGCGGCAAGGATCTGGGACTGGAGACCGACTCCATCGCCGTGCGCACCCGCTTCTTCGACGACTTCTTCCTCAATGCCGCCCGCGACGGCGTTCGCCAGGCGGTGATCCTCGCCGCCGGCCTGGACGCCCGCGCCTACCGGCTGAGCTGGCCGGCCGGCAGCGTGGTCTACGAGGTCGATCAGCCGGCCGTCATCGAGTTCAAGAGCACCACCATGTCCAGCCTGGGCGTCGCCCCGGCCGCCGAGCGGCGCACGGTCAGCGTCGATCTGCGCGACGACTGGCCCGCCGCGTTGCGCGCCGGCGGCTTCGACGTGACGCAGCCGACGTCGTGGAGCGCCGAGGGCCTGCTGATGTACCTGCCGCCCGACGCCCAGGACCGGCTCTTCGACAACATCACCGGGCTCAGCGCCCCCGGCAGCAGGCTGGCCACCGAGTATCACCCCGAGACCGCCGGCACCACGATGTCGCAGCGCGCCCAGGAGTTCAACGACCGCTGGGCCAAGGTCGGCTGCGACATCGACCTGTCGGGACTGTTCTTCGACGGCGAGCGCAACAACGTCGTCGACTACCTCACCGGCAAGGGCTGGGAGGTGGCCGCGCGGCCGCGCCGCGACCTGTTCGGCGACTACGGCCTGCAGTTCCACGACGACGAGGCGATGGCGCAGTTCCGCAACATCGTCGCCGTCACCGCCACCCTGGGTTAG
- a CDS encoding class I SAM-dependent methyltransferase produces MTADTGRTEGDSWDLASSVGATATMVAASRAVASQGPNPLLDDRLADPLVRAVGLDPFIRILDDDVDFADDPLMNRKTRAEQMTVRTRFFDNFFINATKDGVRQAVILAAGLDTRPYRLPWPAGTVVYEIDQPQVIAFKTNTLADLGAAPTAERRTVGIDLRDDWPAALRESGFDVTRPTAWSAEGLLPYLPPEAQDRLFDNIASLSAPGSRLATEHVPDPNSFTDERLQRITERWRRAGFNLDAGDLFYRGERSVVVDYLAEHGWDVTAHSVRELYAHNGFEFPEEVLAAFGDLSYVDATLK; encoded by the coding sequence ATGACCGCTGACACGGGACGAACCGAGGGCGACAGTTGGGACCTGGCGTCCAGCGTGGGAGCGACGGCCACGATGGTCGCCGCCTCCCGCGCCGTGGCTTCGCAGGGACCCAACCCGCTGCTCGACGATCGACTGGCCGATCCTTTGGTCCGCGCCGTCGGGCTGGACCCCTTCATCCGGATCCTCGACGACGATGTCGATTTCGCCGACGACCCGCTGATGAACCGCAAGACCCGGGCCGAGCAGATGACCGTGCGGACCAGGTTCTTCGACAACTTCTTCATCAATGCCACCAAAGACGGTGTCCGCCAGGCGGTGATCCTCGCCGCCGGCCTGGACACCAGGCCCTACCGGTTGCCGTGGCCCGCGGGCACCGTGGTCTACGAGATCGACCAGCCACAGGTCATCGCGTTCAAGACCAACACGCTGGCCGATCTCGGCGCCGCCCCGACCGCCGAACGTCGAACCGTAGGCATCGACCTGCGCGATGACTGGCCCGCCGCGTTGCGGGAGAGCGGCTTTGACGTCACCCGGCCGACCGCGTGGAGCGCCGAAGGACTGCTGCCCTACCTGCCACCGGAGGCCCAGGACCGCTTGTTCGACAACATCGCCTCGCTCAGCGCGCCGGGCAGCAGGCTGGCCACCGAACACGTGCCGGACCCCAATTCGTTCACCGACGAGCGCCTGCAACGCATCACCGAACGGTGGCGGCGCGCCGGGTTCAACCTCGATGCGGGCGACCTGTTCTATCGCGGTGAGCGCAGCGTCGTCGTCGACTACCTGGCCGAGCACGGCTGGGATGTGACGGCCCACTCCGTCCGGGAACTGTACGCGCATAACGGCTTCGAATTCCCCGAAGAGGTGCTCGCGGCCTTCGGCGACCTGAGTTACGTCGACGCGACGCTGAAGTAG
- a CDS encoding class I SAM-dependent methyltransferase — MPETDSKRSDGDSWDLASSVGATATAVAARRALASKGPDPLIDDPFAEPLVRAVGVEAFIRMMNGDIETPEDDPAFTPRRLGEGMAVRTRFFDSFFLDAAGAGIRQAVILASGLDTRAYRLAWPPGMVVYEIDQPRVIEFKTRTLAGLGATPSADRRAVGVDLRDDWPAALADSGFDASAPAAWSAEGLLGYLPPDAQDRLFDHITAQSADGSRIGAGYAPDIRGRIEKRGREISERWRRMGLDLNWADLVYPGERNDVVAYLSERGWRSEVHSTPELYAANGFEFPEQPSMAAFGDIRYVTATLTKEAS; from the coding sequence ATGCCGGAGACCGACAGCAAGCGATCAGACGGCGACAGTTGGGATCTGGCGTCCAGCGTGGGCGCCACCGCCACCGCGGTCGCCGCCCGGCGGGCCCTGGCCTCCAAGGGTCCCGACCCGTTGATCGACGATCCCTTCGCCGAGCCGTTGGTGCGCGCCGTCGGGGTCGAGGCCTTCATCCGAATGATGAACGGAGACATCGAGACACCCGAGGACGATCCGGCGTTCACGCCGCGCCGCCTCGGTGAGGGCATGGCGGTCCGCACCCGGTTCTTCGATTCGTTCTTCCTCGACGCCGCCGGCGCCGGCATCCGCCAGGCGGTCATCCTGGCCTCCGGGCTGGACACCCGCGCCTACCGGCTGGCCTGGCCGCCCGGCATGGTGGTCTACGAGATCGACCAGCCCCGGGTGATCGAGTTCAAGACCCGCACCCTCGCGGGGCTGGGCGCGACACCGAGCGCCGACCGGCGGGCGGTGGGGGTCGACCTGCGCGACGACTGGCCGGCGGCGTTGGCCGACAGTGGATTCGACGCGAGCGCGCCCGCGGCGTGGAGCGCTGAAGGGCTGCTCGGTTATCTGCCGCCGGACGCCCAGGACCGCCTGTTCGACCACATCACCGCGCAGTCGGCCGATGGCAGCCGGATCGGCGCCGGCTACGCGCCCGACATCCGGGGCCGCATCGAAAAGCGTGGCCGAGAGATCAGCGAGCGCTGGCGGCGGATGGGGCTGGACCTCAACTGGGCCGATCTGGTCTACCCCGGCGAGCGCAACGACGTGGTGGCCTACCTGTCCGAGCGGGGCTGGCGCTCGGAGGTGCATAGCACCCCGGAACTGTACGCGGCCAACGGTTTTGAATTTCCCGAGCAGCCGTCGATGGCGGCGTTCGGCGACATCCGATACGTGACCGCGACACTGACGAAGGAGGCTTCGTGA
- a CDS encoding class I SAM-dependent methyltransferase, which produces MTSTRYEGDTWDLASSVGVTATMVAAARAMASRADKPLINDPFAEPLVKLVGVDLLSRLASGELDPAELNDVHDGAAGSAGAMSRMADNMAVRTKFFDEFFLGATNAGIRQAVILASGLDARPYRLAWPAGTVVYEVDQPQVIEFKTRSLADLGAAPTAERRVVAVDLRDDWPAALRNAGFDPAQPTAWSAEGLLGYLPPEAQDRLLDTITELSAPGSRLATESAPKPEPGAEEKMKERMQTISERWRAHGFELDMAGLVYFGDRNEAVQYLADRGWRLNSASIAELFAANGLDPLTDDDVRMGEMLYTSGTLEKK; this is translated from the coding sequence ATGACCTCCACCAGGTACGAAGGCGACACCTGGGACCTGGCGTCCAGCGTCGGCGTGACCGCGACCATGGTCGCGGCGGCCCGCGCCATGGCCAGCAGGGCCGACAAACCGCTGATCAACGACCCCTTCGCCGAGCCGCTGGTCAAGCTGGTCGGCGTGGACCTGCTCTCCCGGCTCGCCAGCGGCGAGCTGGATCCCGCCGAGCTGAACGACGTGCACGACGGTGCCGCGGGCTCTGCCGGCGCGATGTCGCGGATGGCCGACAACATGGCGGTCCGCACCAAGTTCTTCGACGAGTTCTTCCTGGGCGCCACGAACGCGGGCATCAGGCAGGCGGTGATCCTGGCGTCCGGGCTGGACGCCCGCCCGTACCGGCTGGCGTGGCCCGCGGGCACCGTGGTCTACGAGGTGGACCAGCCGCAGGTCATCGAATTCAAGACCCGCTCGCTGGCCGACCTGGGCGCCGCCCCCACCGCCGAGCGGCGCGTGGTGGCCGTCGACCTGCGCGACGACTGGCCCGCCGCGCTGCGCAACGCCGGGTTCGACCCGGCCCAGCCGACCGCGTGGAGCGCCGAGGGTCTGCTCGGCTACCTGCCGCCCGAGGCGCAGGATCGCCTGCTGGACACCATCACCGAGCTCAGCGCGCCCGGCAGCCGGCTGGCCACCGAGAGCGCACCCAAGCCCGAGCCCGGCGCCGAGGAGAAGATGAAGGAGCGCATGCAGACGATCTCCGAGCGCTGGCGCGCCCACGGCTTCGAGCTGGACATGGCAGGCCTGGTCTACTTCGGCGACCGCAACGAGGCGGTGCAGTACCTGGCCGACCGGGGCTGGCGCCTCAACAGCGCCAGCATCGCAGAACTGTTCGCCGCCAACGGGCTTGACCCACTCACCGACGACGACGTGCGCATGGGCGAGATGCTGTACACCAGCGGAACACTCGAGAAGAAGTAG
- a CDS encoding zinc-dependent alcohol dehydrogenase, whose protein sequence is MRALVYGVSPEPVEVPDDANTLTRNLARTPTALRDLPDPEPPHEDWVITRPRLTGICGSDSKQILMDFGEGDTDNAMAAFCSFPQVMGHEVVADVVALGPKARGLSVGERVVLNPWLSCGPRGIRPRCPACEAGDYSLCWSFADGDLRPGIHTGVSADVTGGYAELMPAHDSMLFAVPDSIPDEMAVFADPFSVSLHSITRHPPPRSGAALVYGAGSLGLCAVAILRALYPDVAVAVVARFPAQAELARRFGAAKVLAHEPPSPLIEELVGWGGGRLRQPLQGLPMAHPGAVDVVYDTVGKPETFEVGIRVLRSRGTLVKAGVHAPGRWEDSPLYFKELSFVGSNAFGVEEVDGRRKHAIAHYLDLAAAGRIDLRPMLTHTFGLGQWREAFWAIANQGDSGAVKVAIDQRQGLARR, encoded by the coding sequence ATGAGGGCGCTCGTCTACGGCGTTTCGCCCGAGCCCGTCGAGGTCCCCGACGACGCGAACACGTTGACCCGGAACCTGGCGCGCACCCCGACCGCGCTGCGCGACCTGCCGGATCCCGAACCGCCGCACGAGGACTGGGTGATCACCCGGCCGCGGCTGACCGGCATCTGCGGATCGGATTCCAAGCAGATCCTGATGGACTTCGGCGAGGGCGACACCGACAACGCCATGGCCGCGTTCTGTTCGTTCCCGCAAGTCATGGGCCACGAGGTGGTCGCCGACGTGGTGGCGCTGGGCCCCAAGGCCCGCGGGCTGAGCGTGGGGGAGCGGGTGGTGCTCAACCCGTGGCTGTCCTGCGGGCCGCGCGGCATCCGACCGCGCTGTCCCGCATGCGAAGCCGGCGACTACAGCCTGTGCTGGAGCTTCGCCGACGGTGACCTCAGACCGGGCATCCACACCGGGGTCTCGGCCGACGTGACGGGCGGCTACGCCGAACTGATGCCGGCGCACGACAGCATGCTGTTCGCCGTGCCCGACTCGATCCCCGACGAGATGGCCGTCTTCGCCGACCCGTTCTCGGTGTCACTGCACTCGATCACCCGCCACCCGCCGCCGCGCTCGGGGGCCGCGCTGGTGTACGGGGCGGGCTCGCTGGGATTGTGCGCGGTCGCGATCCTGCGGGCGCTGTATCCCGACGTGGCGGTCGCGGTGGTGGCGCGCTTCCCCGCGCAAGCCGAGCTGGCCCGACGGTTCGGCGCCGCGAAAGTCCTTGCGCACGAACCTCCGTCGCCACTCATCGAAGAGCTCGTCGGCTGGGGCGGTGGCCGGCTGCGCCAGCCGCTGCAGGGCCTGCCGATGGCCCACCCCGGCGCCGTCGACGTCGTCTACGACACCGTCGGCAAGCCCGAGACCTTCGAGGTCGGCATCCGGGTCCTGCGCTCGCGGGGAACGCTGGTGAAGGCCGGCGTTCACGCGCCGGGCCGGTGGGAGGACAGCCCGCTGTACTTCAAGGAGCTCTCGTTCGTCGGCTCGAACGCGTTCGGCGTCGAGGAGGTGGACGGGCGGCGCAAGCACGCCATCGCCCACTACCTCGACCTGGCCGCCGCGGGCCGAATCGACCTGCGCCCCATGCTCACCCACACGTTCGGGTTGGGGCAGTGGCGCGAGGCCTTCTGGGCGATCGCGAATCAGGGCGACAGCGGCGCGGTGAAGGTGGCGATCGACCAGCGTCAGGGGTTGGCGCGCAGGTAG
- a CDS encoding xylulokinase codes for MSRKDVTIGIDVGSTAVKAISADADGNVTARVRIPHELRVPAPDRLEHDAEAAWRRGPSAALNELVHQPGIAAAAVSAMVPSITAVDDTGAPITPGLLYGDARGRTPGGDAQPLPALGEAAEFLRWTAAHAPGAAGYWPAPAVANHALSGQAVIDIATAATAFPLFDGTGWNPEACAERGAAVEQLPRVESMGAVVGQLRGTDAALATGAIDALCEQIVAGADNDGDVLVMCGTTLIVWTTIAEARQMPGLWTIPHTAPGKSQIGGASNAGGLFLGWVDRVVAAADPTAVEPGRVPVWEPYLRGERTPLHDRDRRGALEGLDLTHDAAALRRAAYEASGFVVRRLIELSGAPVSRIVATGGGTRVAAWLQAIADATGRPVEVSGVAEGAALGAAFLARMAVGLETTIADAARWARTERVVEPDPAWASAVEDRYQRFAGAGKPQM; via the coding sequence GTGTCACGCAAAGACGTCACAATCGGCATCGACGTCGGCAGCACCGCGGTCAAGGCGATATCCGCCGACGCCGACGGCAACGTGACCGCCCGCGTGCGCATCCCCCATGAGCTGCGGGTACCGGCGCCCGACCGGCTGGAGCACGATGCCGAGGCGGCGTGGCGGCGGGGACCGTCGGCGGCCCTGAACGAACTGGTCCACCAACCCGGCATCGCCGCGGCGGCCGTCTCCGCGATGGTGCCGTCGATCACCGCCGTCGACGACACCGGCGCACCCATCACACCGGGACTGCTCTACGGCGACGCCCGCGGCCGCACGCCGGGCGGGGACGCGCAGCCGCTGCCGGCGCTCGGCGAGGCCGCCGAATTCCTGCGCTGGACGGCCGCCCACGCGCCGGGCGCGGCGGGTTACTGGCCCGCGCCGGCGGTGGCCAACCACGCGCTGTCGGGGCAGGCGGTGATCGACATCGCCACCGCCGCCACCGCATTCCCCTTGTTCGACGGCACCGGCTGGAACCCCGAGGCCTGCGCCGAGCGCGGCGCGGCCGTCGAACAGCTGCCGCGGGTGGAGAGCATGGGAGCCGTCGTCGGACAGCTGCGCGGCACCGACGCCGCCCTGGCCACCGGTGCCATCGACGCGCTGTGCGAACAGATCGTCGCCGGCGCCGACAACGACGGCGACGTGCTGGTGATGTGCGGGACCACGCTGATCGTGTGGACCACCATCGCCGAGGCCCGCCAGATGCCCGGCCTGTGGACCATCCCGCACACCGCTCCCGGCAAGAGCCAGATCGGTGGGGCCAGCAACGCCGGCGGGCTGTTCCTGGGCTGGGTGGATCGCGTTGTGGCAGCGGCGGACCCGACCGCCGTCGAGCCAGGGCGCGTCCCGGTGTGGGAGCCGTACCTGCGGGGCGAACGCACGCCGTTGCACGACCGGGACCGCCGGGGCGCGCTCGAGGGGCTGGATCTGACCCACGACGCCGCCGCGCTGCGCCGCGCCGCCTACGAGGCGTCCGGCTTCGTGGTCCGTCGGCTCATCGAACTGTCCGGCGCGCCGGTGTCGCGCATCGTGGCCACCGGCGGCGGCACCCGGGTGGCGGCGTGGCTGCAGGCCATCGCCGACGCCACCGGGCGGCCGGTCGAGGTGTCCGGTGTCGCGGAGGGGGCCGCGCTGGGGGCGGCGTTCCTGGCGCGGATGGCGGTCGGCCTGGAGACGACGATCGCCGACGCCGCCCGATGGGCGCGCACCGAGCGCGTCGTCGAGCCCGACCCCGCGTGGGCGAGCGCGGTCGAGGATCGCTACCAGCGCTTCGCAGGAGCTGGGAAACCGCAGATGTAG
- a CDS encoding class I SAM-dependent methyltransferase: MSRTHDDEWDLASSVGATATMVAAGRAMATKDPRGLINDPFAEPLVRAVGVDFFTKMMDGDLDVDAIENASPVRIQSMVDGMAVRTKYFDDYFIDSTGGGVRQVVILASGLDSRAFRLPWPAGTVVYEIDQPRVIEFKSNTLADVGAEPTASRRTIPIDLRADWPAALKAAGFDTTAATAWLAEGLLIYLPPDAQDRLFDNITALSGPGSTIATEFVPGIVDFDAERVREMSGSFREHGVDIDMASLVYAGERNHVVDYLSSIGWRAEGITRTELFERNGIEAPAPENDDPLGEIIFISAKLTGSG; this comes from the coding sequence ATGTCACGCACTCACGACGATGAGTGGGACCTGGCGTCCAGCGTCGGCGCGACCGCGACCATGGTCGCAGCCGGTCGTGCGATGGCGACCAAGGATCCCCGCGGTTTGATCAACGATCCGTTCGCCGAGCCGCTGGTGCGCGCGGTCGGGGTGGACTTCTTCACCAAGATGATGGACGGCGACCTCGACGTGGACGCGATCGAGAATGCCTCGCCGGTGCGCATCCAGTCGATGGTCGACGGAATGGCCGTGCGCACCAAGTACTTTGACGACTACTTCATCGACTCCACCGGCGGCGGGGTGCGTCAGGTGGTGATCCTGGCCTCCGGGCTGGACTCGCGCGCCTTCCGGCTGCCCTGGCCGGCCGGCACGGTGGTCTACGAGATCGACCAGCCGCGGGTGATCGAATTCAAGAGCAACACCCTGGCCGACGTCGGCGCGGAGCCGACCGCGTCACGGCGCACCATTCCGATCGATCTGCGCGCGGACTGGCCCGCGGCCCTGAAGGCGGCGGGATTCGACACGACGGCGGCCACGGCTTGGCTGGCCGAGGGCCTGCTGATCTACCTGCCGCCCGACGCCCAGGACCGGCTGTTCGACAACATCACCGCGCTCAGCGGGCCGGGCAGCACCATCGCCACCGAATTCGTGCCCGGCATCGTGGATTTCGACGCCGAACGGGTGCGCGAGATGTCCGGGTCGTTCCGGGAGCACGGCGTCGACATCGACATGGCGTCGCTGGTCTACGCGGGCGAACGCAACCACGTCGTCGACTACCTGTCCAGCATCGGCTGGCGGGCCGAGGGCATCACGCGAACGGAACTGTTCGAGCGCAACGGCATCGAGGCGCCCGCCCCCGAGAACGACGACCCGCTCGGCGAGATCATCTTCATCAGCGCCAAGCTGACCGGCTCGGGCTAG
- a CDS encoding NAD(P)-dependent oxidoreductase, whose translation MTSKPRALVTAPMRGPGFAKLRELADVVYDPWIEQTPLRIYSPEQLAERIAGEAAEIVVVESDSVRGPVFERGVRVIASTRGDPNNVDIAGATAAGIPVLNTPARNADAVAEMTVALLLAATRHVLAADADVRSGNIFRDGSIPYQRFRAAEIAGLTAGLVGLGAVGRATQWRLSGLGMRVIACDPYNPEARHSLDKLLGEADVVSLHAPVTDDTAGMIGAREFAAMRDGVVFLNTARAQLHDTDALVDALVAGKVGAAGLDHFAGEWLPADHPLVAMGNVVLTPHIGGATFDTEARQAQMVADDLEALLAGNAPAHIVNPEVLGP comes from the coding sequence GTGACGTCTAAACCACGCGCGTTGGTGACGGCCCCGATGCGGGGGCCGGGCTTCGCCAAACTGCGAGAGCTGGCCGACGTGGTGTACGACCCCTGGATCGAGCAGACCCCGCTGCGCATCTACAGCCCCGAGCAGCTGGCCGAACGGATCGCCGGCGAGGCCGCCGAAATCGTGGTGGTGGAAAGCGATTCGGTGCGCGGCCCGGTGTTCGAGCGGGGCGTGCGGGTGATCGCGTCCACCCGCGGCGACCCCAACAACGTCGACATCGCCGGGGCCACCGCGGCCGGCATCCCGGTGCTGAACACCCCGGCCCGCAACGCCGACGCGGTCGCCGAGATGACGGTCGCCCTGCTGCTCGCCGCCACCCGTCACGTGCTCGCCGCGGACGCGGATGTGCGCAGCGGCAACATCTTTCGCGACGGCAGCATCCCGTATCAGCGGTTCCGCGCCGCGGAGATCGCGGGACTCACCGCGGGTCTGGTGGGCCTTGGCGCCGTCGGCCGGGCGACGCAATGGCGGTTGTCCGGGCTGGGCATGAGGGTGATCGCGTGCGACCCCTACAACCCCGAGGCACGGCACAGCCTCGACAAGTTGCTCGGCGAGGCCGACGTCGTCTCGCTGCACGCCCCGGTCACCGACGACACGGCCGGCATGATCGGGGCGCGGGAGTTTGCGGCAATGCGCGACGGCGTGGTCTTCCTCAACACCGCCCGCGCCCAGCTGCACGACACCGACGCCCTGGTCGACGCCCTGGTCGCGGGCAAGGTGGGCGCCGCGGGCCTGGACCACTTCGCCGGCGAATGGTTGCCGGCCGATCACCCGCTGGTGGCGATGGGCAACGTGGTGCTGACGCCGCACATCGGCGGCGCCACCTTCGACACCGAGGCGCGGCAGGCGCAGATGGTGGCCGACGACCTGGAGGCGCTGCTGGCCGGCAACGCGCCCGCTCACATCGTCAACCCGGAGGTGCTGGGGCCATGA
- a CDS encoding GNAT family N-acetyltransferase, with the protein MTDQDRKAARREIADALLKALERRHEVLDLIVEAGNKSEAVKAIAGLLGTSNTGAEAVFGLSFDRLTKDSRKTIQAELEDLNKQLSFTLGERPASSGDTLELRPFSASEDRDIFGVRTADMGGASGDGSGGRAGNLDDEIRAALGRVDDEEAAWFVAIDNGEKVGMVFGELVRGEVDVRIWIHPDHRKRGYGTAALRKSRSEMAWCFPAVPMVVRAPAANPG; encoded by the coding sequence ATGACCGACCAGGACCGCAAAGCCGCCCGCCGCGAAATCGCCGACGCTCTGTTGAAAGCCCTCGAACGACGGCACGAAGTGCTCGACTTGATCGTGGAGGCCGGCAACAAATCGGAGGCGGTCAAGGCCATCGCCGGTCTGCTCGGCACCTCGAACACGGGCGCCGAAGCGGTCTTCGGCCTGTCCTTCGACCGGCTCACCAAGGATTCGCGCAAGACGATCCAGGCCGAACTCGAGGACCTGAACAAGCAGCTGAGCTTCACTCTGGGCGAGCGCCCGGCGAGCTCGGGGGACACCCTCGAGCTCCGGCCGTTCTCCGCGAGCGAGGACCGCGACATCTTCGGCGTCCGCACCGCGGACATGGGTGGCGCGTCGGGCGACGGGTCCGGCGGGCGGGCGGGCAACCTCGACGACGAGATCAGGGCCGCGCTGGGCCGGGTCGACGACGAAGAGGCCGCGTGGTTTGTGGCCATCGACAACGGCGAGAAGGTCGGCATGGTGTTCGGCGAGCTGGTCCGTGGCGAGGTCGACGTCCGGATCTGGATCCACCCCGATCACCGCAAGCGGGGTTACGGCACTGCCGCGCTGCGCAAGTCGCGCTCGGAGATGGCCTGGTGTTTCCCCGCGGTGCCGATGGTGGTGCGGGCCCCGGCCGCCAATCCCGGCTGA
- a CDS encoding class I SAM-dependent methyltransferase, giving the protein MTRTDQDTWDLASSVGATATWVAACRALAGRQPGALIDDPFADPLVRAVGAEFFIRVLDGEITDETGGIDADADPDAEFNLQRMVNMMAVRTRYFDEFFTDATASGIRQVVILASGLDSRPYRLAWPAGTVVYEVDQPAVIEFKSATLAKLGAQPTAERRTVSVDLRDDWLNALRDTGFDESRPSAWSAEGLLMYLPPEAQDRLFDAITTLSAPGSRLATEYHDGGTPHLLEKRAKAMARRWGRYGFDVDVSELVYRGERTPAAAYLTDHGWQVSTRTRADMFAEAGLPVASGESLQSLQNHIAVDAVLR; this is encoded by the coding sequence GTGACACGCACCGACCAAGACACCTGGGACCTGGCCTCGAGCGTCGGCGCCACGGCGACCTGGGTCGCCGCGTGCCGGGCGCTGGCCGGACGGCAGCCCGGCGCGCTGATCGACGATCCGTTCGCCGACCCGCTGGTCCGCGCGGTGGGCGCCGAGTTCTTCATCCGGGTGCTCGACGGTGAGATCACCGACGAGACGGGCGGTATCGACGCCGACGCCGACCCCGACGCCGAGTTCAACCTGCAACGCATGGTCAACATGATGGCCGTGCGCACCCGTTACTTCGACGAATTCTTTACCGACGCAACCGCTTCGGGCATCCGCCAGGTCGTCATCCTGGCCTCCGGCCTGGATTCGCGACCATACCGGCTGGCCTGGCCGGCGGGCACCGTGGTGTACGAGGTCGACCAGCCCGCGGTCATCGAGTTCAAGTCCGCCACCCTGGCCAAGTTGGGGGCGCAGCCCACGGCGGAGCGGCGCACCGTGTCGGTCGACCTGCGCGATGACTGGCTGAATGCCTTGCGCGACACGGGTTTCGACGAGTCGCGGCCCAGCGCGTGGAGCGCGGAGGGGCTGCTGATGTATCTGCCGCCGGAGGCGCAGGACAGGCTGTTCGACGCCATCACCACGCTGAGCGCCCCGGGCAGCCGGCTGGCGACCGAATACCACGACGGCGGCACCCCGCACCTGCTGGAGAAGCGCGCGAAGGCGATGGCCAGGCGGTGGGGGCGATACGGCTTCGACGTCGACGTGTCGGAGCTGGTCTACCGCGGCGAGCGCACCCCCGCCGCGGCGTATCTGACCGACCACGGCTGGCAGGTGTCGACGCGCACCCGCGCCGACATGTTCGCCGAGGCCGGGCTGCCCGTCGCATCGGGCGAAAGCCTGCAGTCGCTGCAGAACCACATCGCGGTCGACGCCGTCCTGCGCTGA
- a CDS encoding L-fuculose-phosphate aldolase, with translation MKFVDNPETAVLDAAKDMLRRGLVEGTAGNISARRADGNVVITPSSVDYRDMRLDDLVLVDADGSVLRADEGRSPSSEMQLHLACYRAFDDVGSVIHSHPVWATMFAIAHESIPACIDEFAVYCGGDVRCTDYAASGTPDVGANAVKALEGRGAALIANHGLVAVGPRPDKVLHITALVERTAQIVWGARALGGPVPIPEDVNRNFASVYGYLRANP, from the coding sequence ATGAAGTTCGTCGACAACCCGGAGACGGCGGTGCTGGATGCCGCCAAGGACATGCTGCGCCGCGGCCTGGTGGAGGGGACGGCCGGCAACATCTCAGCGCGCCGCGCCGACGGCAACGTCGTCATCACCCCGTCGTCGGTCGACTATCGCGACATGCGGCTCGACGACCTGGTGCTCGTCGATGCGGACGGCTCGGTGCTGCGGGCGGACGAGGGCCGCTCACCGTCGTCGGAGATGCAGCTGCACCTGGCCTGCTACCGGGCCTTCGACGACGTCGGCAGCGTCATCCACAGCCATCCGGTGTGGGCGACCATGTTCGCCATCGCCCACGAATCGATCCCGGCGTGCATCGACGAGTTCGCGGTGTACTGCGGCGGCGACGTCCGGTGCACCGACTACGCCGCCTCGGGCACGCCCGATGTCGGCGCCAACGCGGTCAAAGCGCTCGAGGGCCGCGGCGCCGCGCTGATCGCCAACCACGGCCTGGTCGCGGTGGGGCCGCGGCCCGACAAGGTGCTGCACATCACCGCGCTGGTCGAACGGACCGCCCAAATCGTCTGGGGTGCAAGAGCTCTCGGCGGTCCGGTGCCGATCCCCGAGGACGTCAACCGCAACTTCGCCTCGGTCTACGGCTACCTGCGCGCCAACCCCTGA